A genome region from Hevea brasiliensis isolate MT/VB/25A 57/8 chromosome 7, ASM3005281v1, whole genome shotgun sequence includes the following:
- the LOC110647739 gene encoding uncharacterized protein LOC110647739: MGPDLEKSKASAEAFANKDIGSFPQVSEDKLVQCVSSYEDNNFHEETLNDDQPKVLTASEDMEINIIDCTKSGDNEQVEARCEDETESMSSFSDTLSETENGSALSDIEVESKLCVGDAPAAIFDKYGGAFQMRKKRLTDHWRRFIRPLMWRCKWIELQIKEFQSQALKYDRELAKHEQRKQFDFDTFVVEGFDAKSLPFSGCTQRKKVMKRKKRKRVEETADITSYVLQHNLFSYYENGKSAANGAFMTDDCGNPDKAINGNDEFGLQDGWASLESKGIDNIRENILWKIEMLQLQVHKLKARIEKVVSENPGKFCSVNRLSAPPSCDALTNQNPASPLELGERMPARSLCTLSQHMSDFKDIMPETAVSSHGEVTPLPDMIESTSQAQTEEGILIHNQAAKEEMQDLKIVGHQLTEKHHALMEKQAVRSSEADIHLETFVPRVNFGGKTLPKSRSNVSNNKKKRGRRKSHRGGWNRRSLA, translated from the exons ATGGGACCTGACTTGGAGAAGTCTAAAGCGTCTGCTGAAGCATTCGCTAATAAAGATATTGGAAGTTTTCCTCAAGTTTCGGAAGATAAACTTGTGCAATGTGTAAGTAGTTATGAGGacaataattttcatgaagaaactttaaATGATGACCAACCTAAGGTACTGACTGCAAGTGAAGATATGGAGATCAATATAATTGATTGTACAAAGTCTGGTGACAATGAACAAGTTGAAGCTAGATGTGAGGATGAAACTGAGAGTATGAGTTCTTTTAGCGACACATTATCTGAGACCGAGAATGGTTCAGCATTgagtgatattgaagttgagtCAAAATTATGTGTTGGTGATGCACCAGCAGCTATATTTGACAAATATGGCGGAGCATTTCAAATGAG GAAGAAAAGGCTGACAGATCATTGGAGGAGATTTATACGTCCTCTTATGTGGCGCTGCAAGTGGATAGAATTGCAAATTAAAGAATTTCAGTCCCAAGCACTTAAATATGACAGAGAACTTGCAAAGCATGAACAGAGAAAGCAATTCGATTTTGATACATTTGTAGTAGAAGGATTTGATGCAAAGTCACTGCCATTTTCAGGTTGTACTCAAAGGAAGAAAGtcatgaagagaaagaaaagaaaaagagtggAAGAGACAGCTGATATAACATCATATGTGCTGCAACATAACCTCTTCTCCTACTATG AAAATGGGAAGTCTGCTGCCAATGGTGCTTTTATGACTGATGATTGTGGTAATCCAG ATAAGGCTATCAATGGTAATGATGAGTTTGGGTTGCAAGATGGATGGGCATCTCTTGAGTCCAAAGGCATTGATAATATCCGTGAAAATATTCTCTGGAAAATTGAAATGTTACAATTGCAGGTCCATAAGTTGAAGGCTCGGATTGAAAAGGTGGTGAGTGAAAATCCTGGGAAGTTCTGTTCTGTTAATAGGCTGAGTGCACCTCCATCTTGTGATGCATTGACCAATCAAAATCCTGCTTCCCCTCTTGAACTTGGAGAGAGAATGCCTGCTAGATCGCTATGCACCTTATCTCAGCATATGTCTGACTTTAAAGATATTATGCCTGAAACGGCAGTTTCGAGTCATGGAGAGGTCACCCCTCTTCCTGATATGATCGAAAGCACAAGTCAGGCTCAG ACTGAAGAGGGAATTCTAATACATAATCAGGCAGCAAAGGAAGAGATGCAAGACTTGAAAATTGTCGGACACCAGCTCACAGAGAAGCATCATGCACTGATGGAAAAGCAGGCAGTCCGGTCTTCTGAGGCTGACATACACCTAGAGACATTTGTGCCTCGTGTGAATTTTGgtggaaaaacacttccaaaatccagGTCCAATGTTTCCAATAACAAGAAAAAGCGGGGGAGGAGAAAATCTCATAGAGGTGGCTGGAACCGTAGATCCTTGGCTTAG
- the LOC131181693 gene encoding uncharacterized protein LOC131181693 — MGMSMSFMGKGLPSTQMVSFVMGTLYKQFVEKDIKSFEEFHMAILDIFNTFNSALPGRHYDAPSRKDIEDCFARWKKAPEAKRKELFVDFMKTSVNLSRLDDSAMVTGVVTPPAAMAAKRAAENLPQLKIIKMVPDVVFVPTATVLALASVKLTRRMFLGSIASPST, encoded by the exons ATGGGGATGTCCATGAGTTTTATGGGAAAAG GGTTGCCTTCAACCCAGATGGTAAGTTTTGTAATGGGAACACTCTACAAGCAATTTGTGGAGAAAGATATTAAGAGCTTTGAGGAATTCCACATGGCTATTCTTGACATTTTCAA CACATTCAACTCAGCATTGCCTGGTAGACATTATGATGCACCCTCAAGAAAGGACATAGAG GATTGTTTTGCCCGCTGGAAAAAAGCTCCAGAGGCGAAAAGAAAAGAGCTCTTTGTCGACTTCATGAAGACGAGCGTAAATCTTAGCAGGTTAGATGATTCCGCCATGGTCACGGGGGTGGTAACACCACCAGcagccatggctgccaaaagagcGGCAGAGAATCTGCCCCAGTTAAAGATAATCAAGATGGTGCCAGATGTAGTCTTTGTGCCTACTGCAACAGTATTGGCACTGGCCTCCGTCAAGCTCACAAGAAGAATGTTTCTTGGAAGTATAGCATCTCCATCAACGTAA
- the LOC110647740 gene encoding peamaclein-like gives MKVLLATFLLLSLVLSSSLVQFTRAAPTPAAPPAAAPSECDSKCGTRCANAGYKDRCLKYCGICCKQCKCVPSGTYGNKSECPCYRDKKNSKGTSKCP, from the exons ATGAAGGTCTTGCTTGCTACTTTTCTGCTTCTTTCACTGGTTCTTAGCTCCTCTCTCGTTCAGTTCACCAGGGCTGCACCCACCCCAGCTGCACCTCCAGCAGCGGCCCCAA GTGAATGCGATTCGAAGTGCGGGACGAGGTGTGCGAATGCAGGATACAAGGACAGATGCTTGAAGTATTGTGGGATCTGCTGCAAACAGTGCAAGTGCGTGCCTTCAGGAACTTATGGAAACAAGTCAGAATGCCCTTGTTACAGGGACAAGAAAAACTCCAAGGGCACCTCCAAGTGCCCTTGA
- the LOC110647737 gene encoding lysine-rich arabinogalactan protein 18 — protein MDRKSLLNVALMCVIVASVGGQAPTSAPTATPVTPAAPRATPVTPAAPVTAPAKAPVKPTSPAPVSSPVSSPPAKAPVKPTSPAPVSSPVSSPPARAPVKPKSPAPVSSPVSSPTAASPTKQTVPAPVQTPLATPPPAVTPVSSPPAPVPVSSPPVKSPAKSPVKSPAKSPPAPAPVTPPASSPENAPPAPVAAPTAEVPAPTPSKKKSKKHTASAPGPELSSPPAPPTEAPGPSAEANSPGPSVANENGAETIKSLQKMAGGLAIMGWAMVALIF, from the exons ATGGATCGCAAAAGCTTGCTTAATGTAGCGTTAATGTGCGTCATTGTTGCCAGTGTCGGTGGTCAAGCTCCGACGTCAGCTCCGACGGCGACACCGGTTACCCCTGCAGCCCCTAGGGCTACTCCTGTGACTCCTGCAGCCCCTGTAACAGCACCCGCTAAGGCTCCTGTAAAACCTACATCACCTGCTCCAGTTTCATCTCCCGTATCTTCACCACCCGCTAAGGCTCCTGTAAAACCTACATCACCTGCTCCAGTTTCATCTCCCGTATCTTCACCACCCGCTAGGGCTCCTGTAAAACCTAAATCACCTGCTCCAGTTTCATCTCCCGTATCCTCACCAACGGCTGCTTCTCCGACAAAACAGACTGTTCCTGCTCCGGTTCAGACTCCATTGGCTACGCCGCCACCTGCTGTCACTCCGGTTAGTTCGCCACCTGCTCCAGTTCCAGTGAGCTCGCCACCAGTTAAATCTCCTGCCAAGTCTCCAGTTAAATCTCCTGCCAAGTCTCCTCCAGCACCTGCACCAGTTACTCCACCAGCAAGTTCTCCGGAAAATGCTCCTCCAGCTCCAGTGGCTGCACCAACCGCAGAGGTTCCTGCGCCGACTCCCAGCAAGAAGAAGTCGAAGAAGCACACTGCCTCAGCTCCTGGTCCAGAGTTGTCAAGCCCACCTGCTCCACCAACTGAGGCACCTGGACCAAGCGCTGAAGCCAACTCACCTGGTCCATCTGTGGCTAATGAG AACGGAGCAGAGACGATAAAGAGCCTGCAGAAGATGGCAGGAGGGTTGGCAATAATGGGATGGGCAATGGTGGCTTTGATCTTCTAG